A region of the Fischerella sp. PCC 9605 genome:
CGGTAGCGACGATCACACTATCAGAATCTGGGAACTTAAGCACAGTAAGAGTAAACAATGCCTCCGAGTTCTTAAAGATCACGATCACTGGGTTAGATCGGTTGCATTTAGTCCAGATGGTCAGCTACTTGCCAGTGGTAGCGATGACAACACTGTCAGAATTTGGGATATTCATAGAGGTACACCTCCGAAAATATTACGCGGTCATGGGAATTGGGTACGAACAGTTATTTTTAGTCCCAATGGACAGTTACTTGCTAGCGGCAGTGATGATCGCACAATCAGAATCTGGGATGTTCAGACAGGCGACACCATCAAGATATTGCACGGTCATGAGAACTTAGTCAGGTCGATCGCCTTTAGTTCGGATGGCCAGATAGTGGCCAGTGGTAGTAACGATTGCACTGTCAAGATCTGGGAAATGTCAAAAGGTGAGTGCATCAAAACTATAACGGAACATAACAATTGGGTACATTCAGTTATTTTTAGTCTTGATGGACATACGCTCATCAGTGGCTCTCAAGATGGATCTGTACATTTATGGAATATTCATGAAGATAAACTCATTAAATCCTTTCAGGAAGATGCTGATGAGGTCTTATCAGTGGCCTTTAGTCCCGATAGACAGTTAATTGCCGCTGGTATTCATGATGGGATGATTCGGCTAAGAAATATGCACAATGATGAATTGAAACCACCTTTATCTTTGAAGATTCCTAAACCTTATGAGGGAATGAACATCACTGGTGTTATTGGCTTGACGGAAGACCAAAGAGCCAACCTTCGAGCCTTGGGAGCAGTTGAATTAGGGTAAAAGGGATTGGGGATTAGGGATTGGGGATTGGGTTTTCACATCAAATTATCGGGTAAGACGATAAGCGCAAAACTCCCGCGCTTCTAGCCGGGAGAGAGCGCAAACGGCAATTTTAATTGCCGCGACTTTTTGTCCCAATGCGACCTGAATCTCTGCTATAGTTGCTGTAGATAAATATAGCATCGTCTACAGTTAGAGGGTTATATTTTGCTTCTAGGTTATGTCTACAAGTTACGTCCAAAACAGGCGCAAGTTGTCAAAATGGATAACTGGCTAGACATGCTGAGAGCAAATTACAATTGGTCGTTGGTAGACAGAATTGACACTTACCAACAAAAATTTATCCAAGGCGAATACTGTGATATCAAAACTAAATCAATAGCTTGCCCTTTAACTTGTTGTGCAGTTAAGTTTGGTGCTAGTGGCGAATCTTGGCGTGATAATGGCAAAAAACGAAGCGCCGGAGAGATACAGATTACGGCACTTCCCGAACTCAAGAAAGCGCGCCCTTGGTACAAAGATATTGATTCAACCGTTCTACAACAAAACATCAAGCGGTTGGATAAAGCTTTTGAAAATTTCTTTGATGGGCGTGGTTTTCCTAAATTCAAAAACCGCAGCACGATGCGGTCTTTTACATTCACCACTGGCGTAAAAGTAGATGGGAATAAAATCTATTTACCCAAGCTGCGATGGATGAGATTCTATAATTCCAGACCAATCCCCACAGCATTTAAGATTAAATCTGTCACTGTACGCAAAAAAGCAGATGGTTATTACGTTTCTATCAGAATTGAAGATACAAATGTACCCGTATTTCCAGTAAAATCCAACTCGGAAATCAATACTGTTGTTGGGTTAGATATGGGATTGGGTAAACTTGTTTATTGTTCTGATGGTTCAGTAATTGATATTCCCAGATTTGCTACCAACAAGAAAACTAAGCGTTTACAACGTATTCTAGGGCGTCGTGTTTCTCGTAAAAATAAACACTCTCATAGTAGACGCAAAGCACAACAAAAACTATCACTTTTTCAACATCGAATCGCAACTAAACGTGAGGCACATCAATGGCAAGTTGCTAAAAAAATAATCAAAAAGGCTGACGCTATCGCACTAGAAGATTTAAATATCTCCGGGATGATGAAGCGGTGCAAGCCAAAATACGACGAAAAAACAGGTAGATTTCTTCCCAACGGCAGAGTGCTAAACGTGCTTTGTCTCGGTCAATTGCAGATGCTTCCTGGTATGCGTTGATTTCTAAGATTGAGTACATGGCATCATTGTCAGGAAAAGTCGTTTTTAAAATCAACCCACGCCACAGTTCGCAAGAGTGTAGCGCTTGTCATCATATCGATGCAGCTAGTCGGGATGGTGAAAAATTCATTTGTACCAACTGCGGTCATGTGGATGATGCTAATTTGCAAGCTGCAAGAAACATCAAGCTTATAGCAGTTAACCAATATCGGTTAACTCTTAAACAAATCAAAAAGGTACGGCGGGACTTGCCGGAACCCAAACAGCTATTACTGTTTGAAACGCCCACCACTGAATCAACAGTGGCTAAAAGGAGACAACACCACGCTCATAGAAGCAAACGTGGTGTGCCTGGGAACTTGGGAGTTCAATTAGATCTGTTCTTCCAAGATAACAACAATGGCACGACAGTGCCTCGTTGTGAATCTCCTTACTTCTAGTAAGGAGAGCGTCAATTCTATTCATTTAACTAGCCGGACTTGCACTTTCTTCAGTTTCTACTTGTACTTTCTGTCCTAATTTTGGTTCAGTACCCGCTATTAACCGCTCAATATTACTACGATGCCGCAAAATTACATACAAACCAGCCGCAACGCCAAACAATATATAAGGTAACGGTTGATGCAAAATCACCATGAAAATCGAAACAGCGATCGCACCAAAAATCGAACTCAAAGAAACAATCCGCGATATCGCTACAACGATGGCAAACACTCCTGCTGTTGCCAAAGCTACTTGCCAATTCATCGCCAGCAAAATCCCCAAACTGGTAGCAACCGACTTACCACCTGTAAATCCTAAAAAAATTGATTTACTGTGTCCAAGTACTGCTGCGAACCCAACTAAAGTTACCATCCAGGATTGCCAAACTTCGGCATTTACCGTTGGGGGAATCAAATTTTGACTTTGAGCAAAGTTGAATACCCAGTAAACAAGGAAGATTGCTAAGATTCCCTTAAGGGAATCAATGCATAAAACAAACGCCCCAGGTCCTTTACCCAATGTTCTTAACACATTGGTTGCCCCTGTTGAACCAGAACCAATTTCACGAATATCAATGCCTTTCAACAGTTTCACTAATGTGTAACCGGTGGGAACCGAACCCAGTAAATAAGCTACAAGCAGAATAGCCCCACACAAACTTAACCAAATAGTCATATTTTTAATTGTTGGTTGTTGGTTGATGGTGGTTGGTTGGTTGTTGGTTGTTTAGTTGTTAGTTGTTGGTTGTCAAAAATTGCCCCTAACTACTGTACGGGCGGGTTTAGCTATAAAACTTTTGAGCTTCAAAAGACGAGATATCTATTCAAACCCGCCCCTACTAACTACTAACTACTAACCACTAACCACTAACTACTAACCCTTAAAAATCATCTTCATAACTTCTCATCATTTTGGGGTCAGGGGCAAAGGCTAACCACAAGGGAAATTGTAACAGTGCCAAACTAATTAACTCTTCAGAATCATCAATGATAATCAAAGGGAGTTGATTAGATTTTTCCAAGCGTTCGGCTTTTAGTGCCACTGCTTCTGGTGCTTCAAATAATACTACTCCTCGGTCGGGTCCAAAATCTGGACGACCAATACCCAAGCAGTCTTGCAAGCCGCGTCGCCATTCACCCAAACGTTCTGGTGTATTGGCTAAAACCAAAGTACGGACGCGATCGCCATACAAATGATTTAGTATAGAGATAATTGCTGAAGCTATAAGTATATTTTGCAACCTACTACCCATAGTTCGCAAAGCACCGCGTCCACCTTGGTTGAAGAACCAGTTGGAAACTCGTTCAGCGTGGACTGGTTCAAAGGTACGGCGCAGCTGCCACGGTGGCCCGTAGTAATCTGGTTTGTTACGGTACTGGTCAATCAGGCGACGAATTTGCTTTGTAGTGTCTTGGAATTGCTGTTGAGCAAATTGTGGTGTTCCTGGCAGAGGTTCAGCGGGTTTTACTTCTTTGATTACTGATTTTTCTGGTTCTGGTTTCGGTTTAGATACCAACTGCAATTGTTCTGCCGCTGCCGCCAAATCCTGTAAGCTACCTGTGAGATAATCTTTAAAACCCTGCACTCGAATGGCTAAGTCTTGAGAAGCACCTGCAAAAGTGGTTCGCATCTCGTTGCGAATGCGTTCTTGACGCCGTTCCAATTGTTCTATAGAAAGTTGCAACGATTGTTTCCGTTGTTCTAATTGCGAAAGCGACTCTTGTACAAGTTTCCCCATCGCTATTTGCGTTTCATTTATTTGCCCCTGAAGGATTTTATAAGAAGCTTGCAAATTAGCAATTTCTGCTTTGAGGTCTTGTTCTTGTTGTTTCAATTCGGCAAGTCGTTGCGTTGCTTGTACTTCTGGTTGATTGTCTTCTAATTTTGATTCTATTTGTGACCCTTGTGCGGGTGCTTCTTCATCTAGCTGCGCCACATCCTCATCTACAGGGCTTGTAGCTTCTGCACTAGCGATGGGCAAAGCAGATTGTGCATCTACTATAGAATTTTGTGTTGTGGCTTCCACCACAGATTCAACAGATGAATTTTCCGTTTGCTCATTTGTAGAACTTTCTGCTTTTGTTGGTTCTAAAGATTCATCTGTTGGTTGTGGAGTTTGATATTCCTCTGGATTCATAAACGATAATCTAATTCCGATGACACAATTAAAAAGCTTTAAGCAATATACAATTTACGAGCTTTAAAAGTCTCGAATCCTGAGTTTACAACATAAATACTCAGCATACTCTGCCCAAAACCAGACGCAAGGCGTCTGGTTTTCTAATTACTAAATGCGCGGACAGCGTTGTTCTAAGCAAATTTTAAGGGTGTTAGGATCAAATATGATTGGCAAAAAGTGAATGCTTTTAACTTCTTTAAAATAAAACAGTATCGGAACCCTGTCCCAGAATATACGCCAGTTTTGCCATTCTCGGTAAGGAAAGCGCCTAATTAATTTTTCACCCCTGTAAATATCTAAATCAGTAGCAGTAAATTGCAAACGCAGTGTTACTGCCTGAAACATGAGAAACAACCCAAATAGTGCGATCGCGCCACCTATCCAAGGTTGCACCAACAGCAATGGAATCGCCCCAATCACTAACACCACAGGTATGTTGTAACTGGGCTTAAGTTCCACAGTAGATGCTGATAATGGCGCTTGCGAAGTAGTCACAGTCTCAAATCCTGTTTGGTTAGTGGACATTATTCTTATTTTAAGAGTTAGTGGTTAGTACTTGTTGTTGGTTGGTTGTTGTTTGGTGTTTGTTGTTCGTTATTTGGAACAACAACCACCAACTACCAACAAATAACTACCAACAAAATCTAAAAGCCTTGTAATAACGCACTGCCAGTTCCTTGAAACATTAACCAAG
Encoded here:
- a CDS encoding RNA-guided endonuclease InsQ/TnpB family protein, whose translation is MDNWLDMLRANYNWSLVDRIDTYQQKFIQGEYCDIKTKSIACPLTCCAVKFGASGESWRDNGKKRSAGEIQITALPELKKARPWYKDIDSTVLQQNIKRLDKAFENFFDGRGFPKFKNRSTMRSFTFTTGVKVDGNKIYLPKLRWMRFYNSRPIPTAFKIKSVTVRKKADGYYVSIRIEDTNVPVFPVKSNSEINTVVGLDMGLGKLVYCSDGSVIDIPRFATNKKTKRLQRILGRRVSRKNKHSHSRRKAQQKLSLFQHRIATKREAHQWQVAKKIIKKADAIALEDLNISGMMKRCKPKYDEKTGRFLPNGRVLNVLCLGQLQMLPGMR
- a CDS encoding zinc ribbon domain-containing protein, with amino-acid sequence MASLSGKVVFKINPRHSSQECSACHHIDAASRDGEKFICTNCGHVDDANLQAARNIKLIAVNQYRLTLKQIKKVRRDLPEPKQLLLFETPTTESTVAKRRQHHAHRSKRGVPGNLGVQLDLFFQDNNNGTTVPRCESPYF
- the plsY gene encoding glycerol-3-phosphate 1-O-acyltransferase PlsY, encoding MTIWLSLCGAILLVAYLLGSVPTGYTLVKLLKGIDIREIGSGSTGATNVLRTLGKGPGAFVLCIDSLKGILAIFLVYWVFNFAQSQNLIPPTVNAEVWQSWMVTLVGFAAVLGHSKSIFLGFTGGKSVATSLGILLAMNWQVALATAGVFAIVVAISRIVSLSSIFGAIAVSIFMVILHQPLPYILFGVAAGLYVILRHRSNIERLIAGTEPKLGQKVQVETEESASPAS
- a CDS encoding DUF3086 domain-containing protein translates to MNPEEYQTPQPTDESLEPTKAESSTNEQTENSSVESVVEATTQNSIVDAQSALPIASAEATSPVDEDVAQLDEEAPAQGSQIESKLEDNQPEVQATQRLAELKQQEQDLKAEIANLQASYKILQGQINETQIAMGKLVQESLSQLEQRKQSLQLSIEQLERRQERIRNEMRTTFAGASQDLAIRVQGFKDYLTGSLQDLAAAAEQLQLVSKPKPEPEKSVIKEVKPAEPLPGTPQFAQQQFQDTTKQIRRLIDQYRNKPDYYGPPWQLRRTFEPVHAERVSNWFFNQGGRGALRTMGSRLQNILIASAIISILNHLYGDRVRTLVLANTPERLGEWRRGLQDCLGIGRPDFGPDRGVVLFEAPEAVALKAERLEKSNQLPLIIIDDSEELISLALLQFPLWLAFAPDPKMMRSYEDDF
- a CDS encoding DUF3119 family protein, which encodes MSTNQTGFETVTTSQAPLSASTVELKPSYNIPVVLVIGAIPLLLVQPWIGGAIALFGLFLMFQAVTLRLQFTATDLDIYRGEKLIRRFPYREWQNWRIFWDRVPILFYFKEVKSIHFLPIIFDPNTLKICLEQRCPRI